AAATTTCTTCATCGATCGGTTTGGTTAGGTAACTGGTAAAGCCATTGCTTAGTAGCGATTCTTTTTCACTGGCAAGAGCGTGAGCGGTCACGGCAATAATTGGGGTTTGCTCATTAAGAGACGATTCTAAAATGAGTTTGCATGCGGTTACGCCATCCATAATTGGCATTTGAATATCAAGCAGTATCACATCGTACTTACGGCTTTTTGCAAGGCTAACCGCTTGCGCCCCATTGTGTGCGGTATCAAAACTTTCAATTTTGTCGCGAAGCAGTGCACACATTAAGCGCAAGTTAGCATCGTTATCATCCACCACAAGCGCTTTTAATGGCAATGTTTCTTTATCTGTTGCCGGAGTGCTAATCGTTGGGTGATCAAGTCTGTATGGGGCGGCAAGTGTATGGCACAGCTTGCGATGGTTCATTGGCTTTGACAAACACGCATCGGCGCCGGCATTAATCACCACCTCGCGATAGCTATGCGATATGGTATTAACTAATACGTATAGGTAATCACATTTTTCCCGTGCACGCTTAATTAGTTCGCGGCATGCGTGTAGGTCGTTGGGGTCAATGTTCACAGCAAGCAGGCCAATATCAAAATTAAACGCTTGATTTTGCGCTTCTTCCAATTCGCCGAATGTTGCACATGCAGTCACATTTAACTGCCAGCTTTCTAATAATTCTTTGCCGGCTTCAAAGCTGTGTTCAAACGGTTCAAAGAATAACACGCGTTTTTGCTCTAACGGACCAAGTGGTAAATCTACCGCATATTGGTGTTTTGGAATTTCAAGTTCAGCATTAAAGGTAAAGCAACTGCCTTTGCCTAGCGCTGAATTTAAGGAAATTTTACCGCCCATTGCTTCAACTAAGTGTTTGGTAATAATCAAACCTAGACCGGTACCACCAAACTTACGGGTAATGCTGGAATCGGCCTGACCAAACGCCAAAAACAGTGAATCTTGTTTATTGCTATCGATGCCAATGCCGGTGTCTTTGACAGAAATAAGCAGTGCTTGCTTATGGTCGCTTAACATACGGCCGGTTACGTCAATAGTAACACTGCCATTGTCTGTAAATTTAATCGCGTTACTAATAAGGTTGATTAAAATTTGTTTAAAGCGGGTAGGGTCGCCTATTACATGATCGGAAATCCCATCAGCAACATATAGCGATAATTCAATGTGCTTTTCGTGGGCGTTCGGCGCTAATAAGGTGAGCGCCTCGTTAATGGTATCGCGCAATTGAAAATGAATATGCTCAAGTTCCATCGCACCCGCTTCAAGCTTAGAGAAATCTAGAATATCACTAATAATTGTAAGCAGGCTTTTTGCGGAAAATTCAATGGTATCGAGGTAATCTTTTTGGTGCTTATTGAGTGGTGTTTTAGATAACTGGCGGGTAAAGCCAATAACACCGTTAAGCGGTGTTCTGAGCTCATGACTCATTTTAGCTAAGAAATCAGACTTAACTTGGTTTGCTCTTTGCGCCTCGCGTTTGGCAAAATTTAGCTTAATATTTTGTGTTTCGTATTGTTCAAGCGTTTCGCGGTAATCGCTAATGGCTTGGTCGATATGGCGCTGCATTTCATCTTTTTGCGTAACCATATTGGCCGAAATATCGTTAAGGCCGCGTCTTAAAATTTCAAACTCGCCTGCCATACGTTCATCGAGTCCGGTTTCTAATTCATCACTTTTTAGCTGATCAACCGCAAACACCAGCTTTTTGATTGGATCACTTAAGCGATTAGAAAAACGAAACGCAATTACTAACGCGATGGCTACGGCTAAACCAATAATCACAATACTAAACAGCAAAGCACTTTGGCGCGCAATCACTGCGCGGTCGTTACTAATTTCTACGTTTACATAGGCTTTTACTGGTAAATGCTGTGAAATTAATAAGCTGTCTTGTGAAAGCGCGTTTTTATCGAAAATTGGTAGCGAAAACAGAATGCTTTTTTCAAATTGTTTAATATAAAGCTGTTTTGGCAATGCGTTGCCGTTTTCAAATTTAAACTCTTCTATCTCTGGGTAATAGTTACTGGTGAGAATAAGTTCATGATCGGCGTTGAATAATACAATTGATTTTATAAGTGGAGCGTGTTGATTGTGTGTATCGCTAATAACCGACTTTAATTCAACAATATTGTTGCTGTTTAGCGCATGCTCTATGGCTTTTGCCAGCGGTGTGGAAATAGTTTGCCCTTGTTCGGTGAGAAAATCGTTAAGTTCTTGATAGCGAGTTAAGGTAAAATAACTGCCTAGGATAATACCTACCGTTAAGGTGGGTACTAAAGTTAATAGTATTATCCAGTCTCTTAAGCCAAATTTACTCATCGGGTGCGATTGTTATAATAAATTATTATGACACTGAGTTAAGGTTAAAGACTAAAGCGATATTAGGCAAACAATTTATAGGGTAATCACAGTGGCAAGGTTTTTTAAACCGCAAAAAAAGCAACTTTCAGCAGAGAAACAAACATTAAGCATCGACTCAATGAACCATGAAGGGCTAGGTGTAACGCGTAGCAATAAAAAAGTGGCATTTGTTGAAGGGGCAATAACAGGCGAAACTGTTTTAGCTAAACAATTGGCGAATAAAAGTAAGTTCGAAAAATACCAAACCGTAAAAGTGATTACGCCAAGTGAGTATCGCGTTGCGCCATTTTGCCAACATTACGATCAATGTGGCGGTTGCCAATTACAGCATTTAGAAGTTGCTCAGCAAGTTATTGAAAAACAGGCCGCAGTAACTAAATTGTTTGAAAAATTCGCCGAGGTCATTAATTTACCTTGGTGTGATGCGCTAGCAAGCAACCCGACTCATTATCGTCGTAGTGGCCGTATTGCGGTGATTTACGATAAGCAAAAAGATAACTTTTTGGTTGGCTACAGACAAAAGCAATCAAAGAAAATCATTAATATCGAACGCTGCGACGTGCTCGTTAAACCTTGGCAATCGGTTTTTACCGAAATACGTAACTTGCTCCCAGAGTTGAAGGCGGGTGATGCGATTTCACATTTGCAATTGTGTTCGGTGCAAAGCGGTAACTATTTAATTGTGCGCCACACTAAGCCGCTAAAAGATAGCGATATTGCAAAGCTCCAGCGTATTTGCCATGAAAATGATTGGCAGTTGGTGCTAAATAGTGAAAAAGGTACTTTTACAGGCGATGAATTACCTTACTACCAGTTGGATGATTATCAATTAACCTTGTTTTTTGGTTTTGATAACTTTATTCAAGTCAATGCCGAGGTTAATCAAGCCATGATTAAACAGGCACTTACGTGGCTGAACCTCACTAAACAAGATAATGTACTCGACTTATTCTGCGGTGTGGGTAATTTTACCTTACCACTTGCAACACAATCGAATACTGTTGTTGGGGTAGAAGGGGTCGCTTCGGCAATTGAGCTTGCCAAACACAACGCAGCACATAACCAGCTAAACAATATCGATTTTTATTGCCAAGATTTAACTGAAAATATTAAGTCGCAAGACTGGTTTAATCGTGAGTATTCGGTACTATTGCTAGACCCATCGCGTATGGGGGCGTTTGATATTCTAACTCAACTTAAATTAAAGCGTTTTTCTCGTATACTTTACGTTGCATGTGATCCAGTAACCATGGCACGTGACAGCAAGCTTTTAACTAACGCGGGCTTTAAGGTGAGTAAAATTTCATTGATGAATATGTTTCCTAATACGTCCCATATTGAAACGATGGCGTTGTTTGAAAAGGAGAATTAATAAACATGGTATCCATTAGGCAATCGCACTTACTTGCTAATCTAGAGAGCTTTCAAGCTTGGTTAGAGATGTTGGCCTTAAGCGACGATAAGCAACAGCAGCTTGAGCGTGCTTATGATTATTGCCTAGCATATTGCGAGCAAAAAAAATTAGACGACGAATTTGAAACCAGTTTGCCTGCTAGCAAAGAAATTGTCGAAATTCTCGCAGAGCTTAATATGGATGCTGAAACCCTGTTAACCGCATTTCTAACGCCGCTTTATTTAAACGGCAAGCTCGATAAAGAACACTTAAGCAAACATTTTTCACGATCAGTTGTAGAGCTTTTAAAAGGTGTTGAACAAATGGCGGCGCTCGGTGCGCTAAGCTTCCAGGGCAAAGGCAGTACGCAAATTGATAATATTCGCCGTATGCTATTGGCAATGGTGGAAGATGTGCGCGCTGTGGTAATAAAACTCGCGCAGCAAGTGTGTTTATTGCGCGAACTAAAAAACGCCTCTGAAGAAGAGCGGGTAATTGCCGCCAAAGAAACGGACAACATCTTTGCACCACTGGCGAACCGTTTGGGTATTGGTCAATTAAAGTGGGAGCTTGAAGATCTTTCACTGCGTTACCTTCATCCAGAAAAATACAAGGAAATCGCTAAATTACTCGATGATAAGCGCATTGCTCGTGAAAGTTACATGAGCAATATGGTGGCATTAGTAAAAGCTAAGCTTGCTGAATCAGGCATTGAAGCTGAAGTTTACGGTCGACCGAAACACATTTACAGCATCTATAAAAAGATGCAAAACAAAAATTATGAGTTTGATCAGCTCTTTGATATTCGCGCCATGCGCGTAGTGGTTAACGAATTACAAGATTGCTATGCAGCGCTAGGTATTGTGCACACTAACTGGCGTCATCTCAATAAAGAGTTTGATGATTACATTGCTACACCAAAAGCGAATGGTTACCAATCTATTCACACGGTTGTATTTGGACCCGAAGGCAAAACTGTTGAAATTCAAATTCGCACCCAAGCGATGCACCAAGATGCAGAGCTTGGGGTTGCCGCACACTGGCTTTATAAAGAGGGTTCATTGCCGGGTAAAAACTCAGGTTACGAACAAAAAATCAGTTGGTTAAGAAAGTTACTACAGTGGCAAGAAGAAGTTGTCGACGACGAAGAGTTTGCTGAAGAGCTTAAAAACCAAGTTGTGGAAGACCGTGTATATGTATTTACGCCGCGCGGCGATATTCTCGACTTACCAAAGGGCGCGACACCACTTGATTTTGCTTATTACATTCACTCGAATGTTGGACACCGCTGTATCGGTGCAAAAGTGTTCGGCAAAATTGTGCCGTTTACTCATGAGCTTCACACTGGTGACCAAGTTGAAATTCTTACGCAGAAAGAACCTAATCCAAGTCGTGACTGGCTAAACCCATCATTGGGCTATGTCAAATCGTCTCGCGCACGTTCTAAAATTCATCACTGGTTTAAGCAACAAGACCGCGATAAAAATCTTGCCGCTGGTAAAGAAATTTTGGATGCGGAACTTGCTAAACTGAGTTTGCAAACCAAAGACTTAAAACCTGCATTGACGCGTTTTAACTTGAATTCGATAGAAGATTTACAAGTTGCGGTTGGTGCTGCGGATGTGCGCATAAACCAGCTGATTAACTTTTTACAAAATAAACATCTACCGCAAGATGATGAGTTACCCAAGTTCCGTAAATCAGCAAAACCGCGCAAAGGCGATAAAAACGGTATTGTTGTTGATGGTGTAGGCAGTTTATTAAGCCATGTTGCCAAGTGTTGTGAACCAGTGCCGGGCGATAGCGTACAAGGTTTTATAACTCAAGGGCGCGGCATTGCAGTGCATCGTAGTGACTGTGAGCAGTTAGAGCATTTACGAAGCCAATTTCCAGAGCGTTTTATTGATGTAAGCTGGGCCGATGAAGTGTGTGAACACTATGCGGTAACGATTCGCATTGAAGCAAACGATCGCCAAGGGTTAATGCGTGATATCTCGTCAGTGCTTGCTAATGAGAAAACCAATGTGCTGAATATGAATCTGCAAACCAATAATGCGCGTCAAACCGCGATTTTTGAAATGAAGATTGAAATCAACAATATTGAGCAGATGAATAAACTGTTAGTTAAGCTATCGCAAGTTGATGGCGTTTTTTCGGCGGTAAGAACCTAATGAGTCAAAGCCATAATATTGAAATTCTGCTTAATATAATGAGCAAACTGCGTGACCCCGATGGAGGTTGCCCTTGGGACTTGCAACAAGATTTTGCCTCAATTGTGCCGCACACTCTTGAAGAGGCCTATGAAGTAGCCGATTGCATTGAGCGAGAGGATTTGCTTGAACTTAAAGATGAGTTGGGTGATTTATTGTTTCAAATTATCTTTTATGCCCAACTTGGCAAAGAGCAGCAGTTATTTAACTTTGACGATATTGTTGCGGCCATTTGCGATAAATTAGTGCGCCGCCACCCTCATGTATTTGCCAATGAAGAGGTGTTTTCTGAAGCGCAGTTAAAAGCAAATTGGGAAGAACAAAAAGCGGCTGAGCGTAAACAAAAGTCAAAAACGAATACCCTCGATGATATTCCACATGGATTACCAGCGCTGACTCGCGCGCAAAAAATTCAAAAACGTGTTGCCAGTGTTGGCTTTGATTGGCCATCAGTCAAAGGCGCGCTTGATAAAGTAGAAGAAGAGTTTCAAGAAGTACGCGAAGAGTTAGAATCACACGGGCCAGATGAAAAGTTAGCTGAAGAGTTGGGGGATTTACTGTTTGCTTTGGTAAATGTAATTCGCCATTCAGGGTTTAACGCTGAGCAGGTGCTGCGTAACGCTAATAATAAGTTTGTTAGGCGTTTTAATTCGGTTGAATTAACCATTACCAAGTCAAAACCAATGAAAGATGCAAGCCTAGAAGAAATGGAAGCGGTTTGGCTGCGTGTTAAAAAGCTTGAGAAAGCGTAAATTTCATTTGAGCAAAATGGCAACTTTTAGTATAATGTTTTCCCGTCTTGTTGATTGCCTTTAACGGCAATATTGTCTATTAATTCCTGACATCTTAGGGTTCACATGAATACAAAATTTATCTTCGTTACAGGCGGGGTCGTTTCCTCCTTGGGTAAAGGTATTGCTGCAGCATCATTGGCTGCAATTTTAGAAGCGCGCGGTCTAAACGTAACGATTCTAAAGCTTGATCCTTACATTAATGTTGATCCTGGCACTATGAGCCCTATTCAGCACGGTGAAGTATTTGTTACTGAAGACGGTGCTGAAACTGACCTAGACTTAGGTCACTATGAGCGTTTTATTCGCACCAAAATGACCAAGCGTAACAACTTTACGCAGGGTCGTGTATTTGAAGACGTATTACGTCGTGAGCGTCGTGGTGAATTCCTTGGCGCAACTATTCAAGTTATTCCACATATTACAAACGATATCAAACGCCGTGTACTGGATGGTGCAGAAGGTTATGATGTTGCTATCGTTGAAGTTGGTGGCACGGTAGGCGATATTGAATCACAACCTTTCCTTGAAGCATTACGTCAACTTGGTACAGAGCTTGGCCGTGAAGCTGCACTATATATGCACTTAACACTAGTGCCTTTCCTTGGTGCTGCGGGCGAAGTGAAAACAAAACCAACACAACACTCAGTAAAAGAGTTACGTTCGATTGGTATTCAGCCTGATATTCTTATTTGTCGTTCAGATCGCCAAATTCCTGCGAATGAGCGTGCGAAGATTGCGTTATTCACTAACGTTGAAGAAAAAGCCGTTATTTCATTAAAAGATGTCGACAGCATTTATAAAATTCCTGCGTTGCTTAAATCGCAAGGTCTTGACGATTTAGTATGTCGTCGTTTCCACATTGAAAGACCTGAAGCGGATCTTTCAGAGTGGGAACAAGTTTTATATCAAGAGTCTAATCCAAACGGTGAAGTAACGATTGGTATGGTTGGTAAATACATTGAATTGCCAGATGCCTACAAATCAGTTAACGAAGCACTTAAGCATGCAGGCCTTAAAAACCGCGTAACGGTTAATATTAAGTATGTAGACTCACAAGACGTTGAAACAAAAGGCGTTGAGATGCTTGCGGGTCTTGACGGTATCTTAGTACCGGGTGGTTTTGGTGGTCGTGGTGTTGAAGGTAAGATTTTAACTGCACAATACGCACGTGAAAACAAAGTACCATACCTAGGTATCTGTTTAGGTATGCAGGTTGCATTAATTGAATTTGCACGAAATGTAGCTGGCCTTGAAGGCGCAAATTCATCAGAATTCGATGCAGACGCTGAACATAAAGTAATTGGCTTAATTACTGAGTGGCTAGATAAAGAAGGTAACGTTGAACAACGTTCTGAAGAGTCTGACCTTGGCGGGACAATGCGTTTAGGTTCGCAAAAGTGTCACTTAGTTGAAGGCACTAAAGCGCGTGAAGTATACGGCGCGCCAGAAATTTTCGAACGTCACCGTCACAGATATGAAGTGAATAACCACTACGTAGAACAACTTGAGAAAGCTGGCTTGGT
This region of Pseudoalteromonas spongiae UST010723-006 genomic DNA includes:
- the barA gene encoding two-component sensor histidine kinase BarA, encoding MSKFGLRDWIILLTLVPTLTVGIILGSYFTLTRYQELNDFLTEQGQTISTPLAKAIEHALNSNNIVELKSVISDTHNQHAPLIKSIVLFNADHELILTSNYYPEIEEFKFENGNALPKQLYIKQFEKSILFSLPIFDKNALSQDSLLISQHLPVKAYVNVEISNDRAVIARQSALLFSIVIIGLAVAIALVIAFRFSNRLSDPIKKLVFAVDQLKSDELETGLDERMAGEFEILRRGLNDISANMVTQKDEMQRHIDQAISDYRETLEQYETQNIKLNFAKREAQRANQVKSDFLAKMSHELRTPLNGVIGFTRQLSKTPLNKHQKDYLDTIEFSAKSLLTIISDILDFSKLEAGAMELEHIHFQLRDTINEALTLLAPNAHEKHIELSLYVADGISDHVIGDPTRFKQILINLISNAIKFTDNGSVTIDVTGRMLSDHKQALLISVKDTGIGIDSNKQDSLFLAFGQADSSITRKFGGTGLGLIITKHLVEAMGGKISLNSALGKGSCFTFNAELEIPKHQYAVDLPLGPLEQKRVLFFEPFEHSFEAGKELLESWQLNVTACATFGELEEAQNQAFNFDIGLLAVNIDPNDLHACRELIKRAREKCDYLYVLVNTISHSYREVVINAGADACLSKPMNHRKLCHTLAAPYRLDHPTISTPATDKETLPLKALVVDDNDANLRLMCALLRDKIESFDTAHNGAQAVSLAKSRKYDVILLDIQMPIMDGVTACKLILESSLNEQTPIIAVTAHALASEKESLLSNGFTSYLTKPIDEEILMKTIAEFGSKDYQPKVQPAKLISSEPPFSSNMIDWQLALQRAGGKEDLANEMLSMLLLSIPETQKLISEAFDDSDSKELLSIIHKFHGACCYTGVPKIKNLAETIETALKQAQALKDIEPEIFELQDCLSSLMQDAGAIQSVE
- the rlmD gene encoding 23S rRNA (uracil(1939)-C(5))-methyltransferase RlmD, yielding MARFFKPQKKQLSAEKQTLSIDSMNHEGLGVTRSNKKVAFVEGAITGETVLAKQLANKSKFEKYQTVKVITPSEYRVAPFCQHYDQCGGCQLQHLEVAQQVIEKQAAVTKLFEKFAEVINLPWCDALASNPTHYRRSGRIAVIYDKQKDNFLVGYRQKQSKKIINIERCDVLVKPWQSVFTEIRNLLPELKAGDAISHLQLCSVQSGNYLIVRHTKPLKDSDIAKLQRICHENDWQLVLNSEKGTFTGDELPYYQLDDYQLTLFFGFDNFIQVNAEVNQAMIKQALTWLNLTKQDNVLDLFCGVGNFTLPLATQSNTVVGVEGVASAIELAKHNAAHNQLNNIDFYCQDLTENIKSQDWFNREYSVLLLDPSRMGAFDILTQLKLKRFSRILYVACDPVTMARDSKLLTNAGFKVSKISLMNMFPNTSHIETMALFEKEN
- the relA gene encoding GTP diphosphokinase; translated protein: MVSIRQSHLLANLESFQAWLEMLALSDDKQQQLERAYDYCLAYCEQKKLDDEFETSLPASKEIVEILAELNMDAETLLTAFLTPLYLNGKLDKEHLSKHFSRSVVELLKGVEQMAALGALSFQGKGSTQIDNIRRMLLAMVEDVRAVVIKLAQQVCLLRELKNASEEERVIAAKETDNIFAPLANRLGIGQLKWELEDLSLRYLHPEKYKEIAKLLDDKRIARESYMSNMVALVKAKLAESGIEAEVYGRPKHIYSIYKKMQNKNYEFDQLFDIRAMRVVVNELQDCYAALGIVHTNWRHLNKEFDDYIATPKANGYQSIHTVVFGPEGKTVEIQIRTQAMHQDAELGVAAHWLYKEGSLPGKNSGYEQKISWLRKLLQWQEEVVDDEEFAEELKNQVVEDRVYVFTPRGDILDLPKGATPLDFAYYIHSNVGHRCIGAKVFGKIVPFTHELHTGDQVEILTQKEPNPSRDWLNPSLGYVKSSRARSKIHHWFKQQDRDKNLAAGKEILDAELAKLSLQTKDLKPALTRFNLNSIEDLQVAVGAADVRINQLINFLQNKHLPQDDELPKFRKSAKPRKGDKNGIVVDGVGSLLSHVAKCCEPVPGDSVQGFITQGRGIAVHRSDCEQLEHLRSQFPERFIDVSWADEVCEHYAVTIRIEANDRQGLMRDISSVLANEKTNVLNMNLQTNNARQTAIFEMKIEINNIEQMNKLLVKLSQVDGVFSAVRT
- the mazG gene encoding nucleoside triphosphate pyrophosphohydrolase, with the translated sequence MSQSHNIEILLNIMSKLRDPDGGCPWDLQQDFASIVPHTLEEAYEVADCIEREDLLELKDELGDLLFQIIFYAQLGKEQQLFNFDDIVAAICDKLVRRHPHVFANEEVFSEAQLKANWEEQKAAERKQKSKTNTLDDIPHGLPALTRAQKIQKRVASVGFDWPSVKGALDKVEEEFQEVREELESHGPDEKLAEELGDLLFALVNVIRHSGFNAEQVLRNANNKFVRRFNSVELTITKSKPMKDASLEEMEAVWLRVKKLEKA
- a CDS encoding CTP synthase, which codes for MNTKFIFVTGGVVSSLGKGIAAASLAAILEARGLNVTILKLDPYINVDPGTMSPIQHGEVFVTEDGAETDLDLGHYERFIRTKMTKRNNFTQGRVFEDVLRRERRGEFLGATIQVIPHITNDIKRRVLDGAEGYDVAIVEVGGTVGDIESQPFLEALRQLGTELGREAALYMHLTLVPFLGAAGEVKTKPTQHSVKELRSIGIQPDILICRSDRQIPANERAKIALFTNVEEKAVISLKDVDSIYKIPALLKSQGLDDLVCRRFHIERPEADLSEWEQVLYQESNPNGEVTIGMVGKYIELPDAYKSVNEALKHAGLKNRVTVNIKYVDSQDVETKGVEMLAGLDGILVPGGFGGRGVEGKILTAQYARENKVPYLGICLGMQVALIEFARNVAGLEGANSSEFDADAEHKVIGLITEWLDKEGNVEQRSEESDLGGTMRLGSQKCHLVEGTKAREVYGAPEIFERHRHRYEVNNHYVEQLEKAGLVFSGLSEDKKLVEMIEHPNHPWFVAAQFHPEFTSGPRDGHRLFEGFVGAAYAQQKDEN